One genomic window of Meles meles chromosome 3, mMelMel3.1 paternal haplotype, whole genome shotgun sequence includes the following:
- the ZNF879 gene encoding zinc finger protein 879 isoform X1 has product MATRLLPAQAQESVTFRDVAVFFSQDEWLRLDSSQRTLYREVMLENYGTLVSLGILFSKPKVIFQLQQGEDPWMVENGVSQGPCVGWEHLFETTVSEEENQEVMNKLLGDGPFDFKLGKAYINEDKLEKQQGKKNKPFRKVLVTIKNTYMRERSFTSIELGKNLSLKSSLIRKPRLVSRGRKPHSQQYSVLFKQLGVSTVRRCYKCNICGKIFLHSSSLSKHQRIHTGEKLYKCKECRKAFSQSSSLTQHLRVHTGEKPYICSECGKAFSFTTSLIGHQRMHTGERPYKCNECGKTFKGSSSLNNHQRIHTGEKPYKCNECGRAFSQCSSLIQHHRIHTGEKPYECSQCGKAFTSISRLSRHHRIHTGEKPFNCNECGKVFSYHSALIIHQRIHTGEKPYACKECGKAFSQSSALIQHQRIHTGEKPYKCNECGKAFSWISRLNIHNRIHTGEKPYNCKECGKAFSSHSAVNTHRKIHTGEKPYKCNDCEKAFNQSSALIQHQRIHTGEKPFNCKVCGKAFRQSSSLMTHMRIHTGEKPYKCKECGKAFSQSSSLTNHQRTHTGEKL; this is encoded by the exons atggccACAAGATTGCTCCCAGCCCAAGCTCAG GAGTCTGTGACATTCAGGGACGTGGCCGTGTTCTTTAGCCAGGACGAGTGGCTGCGCCTGGACTCCTCACAGAGAACCTTGTACCGGGAGGTGATGCTGGAGAACTACGGCACCCTCGTCTCGCTGG GAATCCTGTTTTCCAAACCAAAGGTCATCTTCCAGTTGCAGCAAGGGGAAGACCCCTGGATGGTGGAAAATGGAGTTTCTCAAGGCCCATGTGTAG gatGGGAACACTTATTTGAAACTACagtttctgaagaagaaaatcaGGAAGTAATGAATAAACTCCTAGGGGACGGTCCTTTTGACTTCAAGTTGGGGAAAGCCTACATAAATGAGGACAAGCTAGAGAAGCAACAAGGCAAAAAGAACAAACCTTTCAGGAAAGTCTTAGTCACCATCAAAAACACCTACATGAGGGAGAGGAGCTTTACGAGTATTGAGCTTGGGAAAAATCTCAGTCTGAAATCATCCCTTATTAGAAAACCCAGACTCGTTTCCAGAGGAAGGAAACCCCATTCCCAGCAGTATTCAGTTCTGTTTAAACAATTGGGAGTCAGTACTGTGCGCAGATGTTACAAATGTAACATCTGTGGGAAAATCTTCCTCCACAGTTCTTCCCTGAGTAAACACCAGAGAATCCACACTGGAGAGAAGCTCTACAAATGCAAGGAATGTCGGAAAGCTTTCAGCCAAAGCTCTTCTCTCACTCAGCACCTGAGAGTTCACACGGGAGAGAAACCTTACATCTGCAgcgaatgtgggaaagccttcagttTCACCACATCTCTCATTGGACATCAGAGGATGCATACTGGAGAGAGACCCTATAAATGTAACGAGTGTGGCAAAACATTTAAAGGAAGCTCATCCCTGAATAATCACCAAcgaattcatactggagaaaaGCCCTATAAATGTAACGAGTGTGGGAGAGCCTTTAGCCAGTGCTCATCTCTTATTCAGCATCACAggattcatactggagagaaaccctatgaatgtagtcagtgtgggaaagcctttacTTCAATATCACGGCTAAGTAGACaccacagaattcatactggagagaaaccctttAATTGTAATGAGTGTGGGAAAGTATTCAGTTACCACTCAGCCCTTATCatacatcagagaattcacactggGGAGAAACCTTATGcatgtaaagaatgtgggaaagccttcagccaAAGCTCTGCTCTGATACAGCATCAAAGAATTCATACAGGAGAAAAACCCTATAAATGCAatgaatgtgggaaggccttctcCTGGATTTCCCGGCTTAATATACACAACAGAATCCATACAGGAGAGAAACCATATAACTGTAAagaatgtggaaaagccttcagTTCCCACTCAGCAGTTAATACTCATCGGAaaattcacactggagagaaaccttataaaTGTAACGACTGTGAAAAAGCTTTCAACCAAAGCTCAGCTCTCATTCAGCACcagagaattcacactggagagaaaccctttAACTGTAAAGTGTGTGGGAAAGCCTTCCGACAAAGTTCATCCCTTATGACGCATATGAGGATTCATACAGGAGAAAAGCCTtataaatgtaaagaatgtgggaagGCTTTTAGTCAGAGCTCATCCCTTACTAATCATCAGAGGACTCACACAGgagaaaaactataa
- the ZNF879 gene encoding zinc finger protein 879 isoform X2, whose amino-acid sequence MNKLLGDGPFDFKLGKAYINEDKLEKQQGKKNKPFRKVLVTIKNTYMRERSFTSIELGKNLSLKSSLIRKPRLVSRGRKPHSQQYSVLFKQLGVSTVRRCYKCNICGKIFLHSSSLSKHQRIHTGEKLYKCKECRKAFSQSSSLTQHLRVHTGEKPYICSECGKAFSFTTSLIGHQRMHTGERPYKCNECGKTFKGSSSLNNHQRIHTGEKPYKCNECGRAFSQCSSLIQHHRIHTGEKPYECSQCGKAFTSISRLSRHHRIHTGEKPFNCNECGKVFSYHSALIIHQRIHTGEKPYACKECGKAFSQSSALIQHQRIHTGEKPYKCNECGKAFSWISRLNIHNRIHTGEKPYNCKECGKAFSSHSAVNTHRKIHTGEKPYKCNDCEKAFNQSSALIQHQRIHTGEKPFNCKVCGKAFRQSSSLMTHMRIHTGEKPYKCKECGKAFSQSSSLTNHQRTHTGEKL is encoded by the coding sequence ATGAATAAACTCCTAGGGGACGGTCCTTTTGACTTCAAGTTGGGGAAAGCCTACATAAATGAGGACAAGCTAGAGAAGCAACAAGGCAAAAAGAACAAACCTTTCAGGAAAGTCTTAGTCACCATCAAAAACACCTACATGAGGGAGAGGAGCTTTACGAGTATTGAGCTTGGGAAAAATCTCAGTCTGAAATCATCCCTTATTAGAAAACCCAGACTCGTTTCCAGAGGAAGGAAACCCCATTCCCAGCAGTATTCAGTTCTGTTTAAACAATTGGGAGTCAGTACTGTGCGCAGATGTTACAAATGTAACATCTGTGGGAAAATCTTCCTCCACAGTTCTTCCCTGAGTAAACACCAGAGAATCCACACTGGAGAGAAGCTCTACAAATGCAAGGAATGTCGGAAAGCTTTCAGCCAAAGCTCTTCTCTCACTCAGCACCTGAGAGTTCACACGGGAGAGAAACCTTACATCTGCAgcgaatgtgggaaagccttcagttTCACCACATCTCTCATTGGACATCAGAGGATGCATACTGGAGAGAGACCCTATAAATGTAACGAGTGTGGCAAAACATTTAAAGGAAGCTCATCCCTGAATAATCACCAAcgaattcatactggagaaaaGCCCTATAAATGTAACGAGTGTGGGAGAGCCTTTAGCCAGTGCTCATCTCTTATTCAGCATCACAggattcatactggagagaaaccctatgaatgtagtcagtgtgggaaagcctttacTTCAATATCACGGCTAAGTAGACaccacagaattcatactggagagaaaccctttAATTGTAATGAGTGTGGGAAAGTATTCAGTTACCACTCAGCCCTTATCatacatcagagaattcacactggGGAGAAACCTTATGcatgtaaagaatgtgggaaagccttcagccaAAGCTCTGCTCTGATACAGCATCAAAGAATTCATACAGGAGAAAAACCCTATAAATGCAatgaatgtgggaaggccttctcCTGGATTTCCCGGCTTAATATACACAACAGAATCCATACAGGAGAGAAACCATATAACTGTAAagaatgtggaaaagccttcagTTCCCACTCAGCAGTTAATACTCATCGGAaaattcacactggagagaaaccttataaaTGTAACGACTGTGAAAAAGCTTTCAACCAAAGCTCAGCTCTCATTCAGCACcagagaattcacactggagagaaaccctttAACTGTAAAGTGTGTGGGAAAGCCTTCCGACAAAGTTCATCCCTTATGACGCATATGAGGATTCATACAGGAGAAAAGCCTtataaatgtaaagaatgtgggaagGCTTTTAGTCAGAGCTCATCCCTTACTAATCATCAGAGGACTCACACAGgagaaaaactataa